In Macrobrachium rosenbergii isolate ZJJX-2024 unplaced genomic scaffold, ASM4041242v1 171, whole genome shotgun sequence, a genomic segment contains:
- the HnRNP-K gene encoding heterogeneous nuclear ribonucleoprotein K isoform X13 — MKRMSEMEGETPLKRARPAGDTELRLLIQSKAAGSVIGKGGQNISRLRSENPASIIVPDCPGPERVLTIGGSEDVVLKVLSEVLECLDEAQQKGNTETDARILVHQSQAGCVIGKGGAKIKELREECGGQIKVYTNCCPHSTDRIIQITGDRKKAVQAITRILELLKESPVKGINNPYNAHNFDEFFASEYGGWGDASKTNRFPAGPMARGPPHMGGGLMGRGPMGPPNGPPGGLHGPPPFGRRGPMGPPRGPPPMRGGPLDGDFDGGMHKVKAFMNGSDLHNNGDLPTTTTQVTIPKDAAGAIIGKGGARIRKIRADSGAAITIEDIRPGGNDRIITINGTEPQIKHAQYLLQQSVREFGGPQGRRF, encoded by the exons ATGAAACGCATGTCGGAGATGGAAGGAGAGACTCCATTGAAACGCGCCCGCCCAGCCGGCGACACGGAGCTGCGGCTCCTCATCCAgagcaag GCCGCAGGATCCGTCATAGGGAAGGGCGGGCAGAACATCTCGCGCCTCCGCAGCGAG AATCCAGCCAGTATTATCGTCCCAGATTGCCCAGGCCCCGAACG GGTGTTGACCATCGGTGGATCCGAAGACGTTGTTCTGAAGGTTCTCTCAGAGGTCCTCGAATGCCTCGATGAG GCCCAGCAGAAGGGGAACACGGAGACGGACGCCAGGATCCTCGTGCACCAGAGCCAGGCAGGTTGTGTCATCGGCAAAGGTGGGGCCAAGATCAAGGAGCTGAGAGAG GAGTGCGGAGGCCAGATCAAAGTCTACACCAACTGCTGCCCCCACTCCACAGATCGCATCATCCAGATCACGGGCGATCGCAAGAAAGCCGTCCAAGCCATCACCAGGATACTAGAGCTGCTGAAGGAG agtcCAGTCAAAGGCATTAACAACCCCTACAATGCCCACAACTTCGACGAGTTCTTCGCCAGCGAGTACGGAGGCTGGGGCGACGCCAGCAAGACCAACAGGTTCCCCGCTGGGCCCATGGCCCGAGGACCTCCCCACATGGGGGGCGGTCTGATGGGCCGAGGACCCATGGGCCCACCCAACGGACCCCCAGGAGGACTCCACGGGCCGCCTCCGTTCGGCAGGCGCGGGCCTATGGGACCTCCAAGGGGGCCTCCTCCGATGAGAGGTGGTCCTCTGGACGGGGATTTTGACGGCGGGATGCACAAGGTCAAGGCCTTCATGAACGGCAGCGATCTCCACAACAATGGGGATCTGCCCACCACCACTACACAG GTGACCATCCCCAAGGACGCCGCAGGAGCCATCATCGGCAAGGGCGGGGCAAGGATCCGCAAGATCCGCGCAGACTCGGGCGCTGCCATAACCATTGAGGACATCCGGCCAGGCGGGAACGACAGAATCATCACCATCAATGGCACGGAACCACAGATCAAACACGCCCAGTACCTTCTACAACAGAG CGTCCGCGAGTTTGGAGGTCCACAGGGCCGCAGATTCTGA
- the HnRNP-K gene encoding heterogeneous nuclear ribonucleoprotein K isoform X5, with the protein MASHSNNSTTTNTASCCLQVAPLLPPHLPTPSTTSSAGMKRMSEMEGETPLKRARPAGDTELRLLIQSKAAGSVIGKGGQNISRLRSENPASIIVPDCPGPERVLTIGGSEDVVLKVLSEVLECLDEAQQKGNTETDARILVHQSQAGCVIGKGGAKIKELREECGGQIKVYTNCCPHSTDRIIQITGDRKKAVQAITRILELLKESPVKGINNPYNAHNFDEFFASEYGGWGDASKTNRFPAGPMARGPPHMGGGLMGRGPMGPPNGPPGGLHGPPPFGRRGPMGPPRGPPPMRGGPLDGDFDGGMHKVKAFMNGSDLHNNGDLPTTTTQVTIPKDAAGAIIGKGGARIRKIRADSGAAITIEDIRPGGNDRIITINGTEPQIKHAQYLLQQSVREFGGPQGRRF; encoded by the exons ATGGCCTCTCACTCCAACAactccaccaccaccaacactgCATCTTGTTGCCTTCAGGTGGCGCCTCTACTTCCTCCTCATCTCCCTACTCCTTCTACGACGTCTTCTGCAG GGATGAAACGCATGTCGGAGATGGAAGGAGAGACTCCATTGAAACGCGCCCGCCCAGCCGGCGACACGGAGCTGCGGCTCCTCATCCAgagcaag GCCGCAGGATCCGTCATAGGGAAGGGCGGGCAGAACATCTCGCGCCTCCGCAGCGAG AATCCAGCCAGTATTATCGTCCCAGATTGCCCAGGCCCCGAACG GGTGTTGACCATCGGTGGATCCGAAGACGTTGTTCTGAAGGTTCTCTCAGAGGTCCTCGAATGCCTCGATGAG GCCCAGCAGAAGGGGAACACGGAGACGGACGCCAGGATCCTCGTGCACCAGAGCCAGGCAGGTTGTGTCATCGGCAAAGGTGGGGCCAAGATCAAGGAGCTGAGAGAG GAGTGCGGAGGCCAGATCAAAGTCTACACCAACTGCTGCCCCCACTCCACAGATCGCATCATCCAGATCACGGGCGATCGCAAGAAAGCCGTCCAAGCCATCACCAGGATACTAGAGCTGCTGAAGGAG agtcCAGTCAAAGGCATTAACAACCCCTACAATGCCCACAACTTCGACGAGTTCTTCGCCAGCGAGTACGGAGGCTGGGGCGACGCCAGCAAGACCAACAGGTTCCCCGCTGGGCCCATGGCCCGAGGACCTCCCCACATGGGGGGCGGTCTGATGGGCCGAGGACCCATGGGCCCACCCAACGGACCCCCAGGAGGACTCCACGGGCCGCCTCCGTTCGGCAGGCGCGGGCCTATGGGACCTCCAAGGGGGCCTCCTCCGATGAGAGGTGGTCCTCTGGACGGGGATTTTGACGGCGGGATGCACAAGGTCAAGGCCTTCATGAACGGCAGCGATCTCCACAACAATGGGGATCTGCCCACCACCACTACACAG GTGACCATCCCCAAGGACGCCGCAGGAGCCATCATCGGCAAGGGCGGGGCAAGGATCCGCAAGATCCGCGCAGACTCGGGCGCTGCCATAACCATTGAGGACATCCGGCCAGGCGGGAACGACAGAATCATCACCATCAATGGCACGGAACCACAGATCAAACACGCCCAGTACCTTCTACAACAGAG CGTCCGCGAGTTTGGAGGTCCACAGGGCCGCAGATTCTGA
- the HnRNP-K gene encoding heterogeneous nuclear ribonucleoprotein K isoform X11 encodes MKRMSEMEGETPLKRARPAGDTELRLLIQSKAAGSVIGKGGQNISRLRSENPASIIVPDCPGPERVLTIGGSEDVVLKVLSEVLECLDENDLLTQAQQKGNTETDARILVHQSQAGCVIGKGGAKIKELREECGGQIKVYTNCCPHSTDRIIQITGDRKKAVQAITRILELLKESPVKGINNPYNAHNFDEFFASEYGGWGDASKTNRFPAGPMARGPPHMGGGLMGRGPMGPPNGPPGGLHGPPPFGRRGPMGPPRGPPPMRGGPLDGDFDGGMHKVKAFMNGSDLHNNGDLPTTTTQVTIPKDAAGAIIGKGGARIRKIRADSGAAITIEDIRPGGNDRIITINGTEPQIKHAQYLLQQSVREFGGPQGRRF; translated from the exons ATGAAACGCATGTCGGAGATGGAAGGAGAGACTCCATTGAAACGCGCCCGCCCAGCCGGCGACACGGAGCTGCGGCTCCTCATCCAgagcaag GCCGCAGGATCCGTCATAGGGAAGGGCGGGCAGAACATCTCGCGCCTCCGCAGCGAG AATCCAGCCAGTATTATCGTCCCAGATTGCCCAGGCCCCGAACG GGTGTTGACCATCGGTGGATCCGAAGACGTTGTTCTGAAGGTTCTCTCAGAGGTCCTCGAATGCCTCGATGAG AATGACCTCCTGACGCAGGCCCAGCAGAAGGGGAACACGGAGACGGACGCCAGGATCCTCGTGCACCAGAGCCAGGCAGGTTGTGTCATCGGCAAAGGTGGGGCCAAGATCAAGGAGCTGAGAGAG GAGTGCGGAGGCCAGATCAAAGTCTACACCAACTGCTGCCCCCACTCCACAGATCGCATCATCCAGATCACGGGCGATCGCAAGAAAGCCGTCCAAGCCATCACCAGGATACTAGAGCTGCTGAAGGAG agtcCAGTCAAAGGCATTAACAACCCCTACAATGCCCACAACTTCGACGAGTTCTTCGCCAGCGAGTACGGAGGCTGGGGCGACGCCAGCAAGACCAACAGGTTCCCCGCTGGGCCCATGGCCCGAGGACCTCCCCACATGGGGGGCGGTCTGATGGGCCGAGGACCCATGGGCCCACCCAACGGACCCCCAGGAGGACTCCACGGGCCGCCTCCGTTCGGCAGGCGCGGGCCTATGGGACCTCCAAGGGGGCCTCCTCCGATGAGAGGTGGTCCTCTGGACGGGGATTTTGACGGCGGGATGCACAAGGTCAAGGCCTTCATGAACGGCAGCGATCTCCACAACAATGGGGATCTGCCCACCACCACTACACAG GTGACCATCCCCAAGGACGCCGCAGGAGCCATCATCGGCAAGGGCGGGGCAAGGATCCGCAAGATCCGCGCAGACTCGGGCGCTGCCATAACCATTGAGGACATCCGGCCAGGCGGGAACGACAGAATCATCACCATCAATGGCACGGAACCACAGATCAAACACGCCCAGTACCTTCTACAACAGAG CGTCCGCGAGTTTGGAGGTCCACAGGGCCGCAGATTCTGA